A genomic region of Bosea sp. 124 contains the following coding sequences:
- a CDS encoding cobalt-precorrin-6A reductase yields MTVLILGGTSEAAALDQHLAEQAPDIRAIISLAGHTVDPRPSNLPVRVGGFGGIEGLRQYLRDEGIIAVIDATHPFAAIMPFHAEHACKAENVPLLAIRREPWHAAAGDRWEGVRDMEAAAVALGPEARRVFLTIGRLDLPAFADAPQHHYLVRAIEPIGDRLPVPHVTVIQQRGPFQTEDEEALMRREGIEILVSKNSGGDATAGKLIAARRLGLPVIMVERPPKPDVETVAHVDQVLPWLVAQGLFVTERGV; encoded by the coding sequence ATGACCGTGCTCATCCTCGGTGGAACCAGTGAAGCGGCAGCGCTTGATCAGCATCTGGCTGAACAGGCTCCCGATATTCGCGCCATCATCTCGCTTGCCGGGCATACAGTCGACCCCCGCCCGTCGAACCTGCCAGTTCGCGTCGGTGGTTTCGGCGGCATCGAGGGCCTGCGGCAATATCTGCGCGACGAGGGCATCATCGCCGTCATCGACGCGACGCATCCCTTCGCGGCGATCATGCCCTTCCATGCCGAACATGCCTGCAAGGCCGAGAACGTGCCGCTGCTCGCCATCCGCCGCGAGCCCTGGCATGCGGCTGCCGGCGACCGCTGGGAGGGCGTGCGCGACATGGAGGCCGCCGCCGTGGCGCTGGGCCCGGAGGCGCGCCGCGTCTTCCTGACGATCGGCCGGCTCGACCTGCCGGCCTTCGCCGATGCGCCGCAGCATCATTACCTCGTCCGCGCCATCGAACCGATCGGCGACCGCCTGCCCGTTCCCCATGTCACGGTGATCCAGCAGCGCGGGCCCTTCCAGACGGAAGACGAGGAGGCGCTGATGCGCCGCGAGGGCATCGAGATCCTGGTCAGCAAGAATTCCGGCGGCGACGCCACGGCCGGCAAGCTGATCGCGGCGCGCCGTCTCGGCCTGCCCGTCATCATGGTCGAGCGCCCGCCCAAGCCCGATGTCGAAACCGTCGCCCATGTCGATCAGGTCCTGCCCTGGCTGGTGGCGCAGGGGCTCTTCGTCACCGAGCGGGGCGTGTAG